The Paenibacillus sp. MBLB1832 genome has a window encoding:
- the spoIVA gene encoding stage IV sporulation protein A — MEKVDIFKDIAERTGGDIYLGVVGAVRTGKSTFIKRFVESVVLPNIQSEADRIRATDELPQSAAGRTIMTTEPKFVPNTAVQISVAEGLNVNVRLVDCVGYAVDGAKGYEDENGPRMINTPWFDEPIPFQEAAEIGTRKVIQEHSTLGVVVTTDGTISDIPRSSYVLAEERVINELKEVGKPFIVIINSQKPNSEPALELRSELQSRYDVPVVTMSVASAGEEEMVSVLREVLYEFPVHEVNVNLPSWVMVLDENHWLRTQFEASVRDTVQDIRRLRDVDRVVSQFAEYEFIDKAALAGLNMGQGVAEIDLFAPDELYDRILVEVVGVEIRGKDHLLQLMQDFTHAKREYDQFAEALEMVKTTGYGIAPPTLAEMALDEPELIRQGSRFGVRLRATAPSIHMIRVDVESEFSPIIGTEKQSEELVRYLMQDFEDNPLKIWESDIFGRSLHSIVREGIQGKLAQMPDNARYKLQETLGRIINEGSGGLIAIIL, encoded by the coding sequence TTGGAGAAAGTGGATATCTTTAAGGACATTGCAGAACGAACGGGAGGGGACATTTACCTGGGGGTTGTCGGCGCAGTCCGGACAGGGAAATCAACCTTTATAAAGCGTTTTGTGGAATCTGTAGTGCTTCCGAACATTCAAAGCGAAGCGGATAGGATCCGGGCTACCGATGAACTCCCGCAGAGCGCTGCTGGCCGCACGATCATGACAACGGAGCCGAAATTCGTTCCGAATACCGCCGTTCAAATTTCGGTGGCCGAGGGGCTGAACGTCAATGTTCGCCTTGTTGATTGTGTTGGATATGCGGTGGATGGCGCCAAAGGGTATGAAGACGAGAATGGACCGCGAATGATTAATACGCCATGGTTCGATGAGCCTATTCCTTTCCAGGAAGCGGCTGAAATCGGAACGAGGAAGGTCATTCAGGAACACTCTACCTTGGGTGTTGTCGTAACGACAGATGGCACGATTTCGGATATACCGCGCTCATCGTATGTACTGGCAGAGGAAAGAGTGATCAATGAGCTTAAAGAAGTCGGCAAGCCGTTCATTGTGATCATTAACTCTCAGAAGCCGAACAGCGAGCCAGCACTTGAACTCCGCAGCGAGCTGCAAAGCCGCTACGATGTACCTGTCGTGACGATGAGTGTAGCCAGTGCAGGGGAAGAAGAAATGGTCTCCGTGCTTCGTGAGGTCTTGTATGAGTTCCCTGTACATGAAGTCAATGTGAACCTTCCAAGCTGGGTAATGGTGCTCGATGAGAACCATTGGCTGCGCACACAATTCGAAGCATCCGTACGTGACACTGTACAGGATATCCGCCGCTTGCGTGATGTCGATCGTGTGGTTAGTCAATTTGCTGAATATGAGTTTATTGATAAAGCAGCGTTAGCTGGCCTGAATATGGGGCAAGGTGTAGCAGAAATTGACTTGTTCGCGCCAGATGAGCTCTATGATCGCATTCTCGTTGAAGTCGTGGGCGTTGAAATTCGCGGGAAGGACCATCTCCTTCAGCTGATGCAGGATTTCACGCATGCGAAGCGGGAATATGACCAGTTCGCAGAAGCGCTAGAGATGGTCAAAACGACCGGTTACGGCATTGCGCCTCCTACCTTAGCCGAGATGGCCTTGGATGAGCCAGAGCTCATCCGCCAAGGCTCTAGATTCGGTGTAAGGCTCAGGGCGACAGCGCCTTCCATTCATATGATTCGCGTCGATGTCGAGTCGGAGTTCTCGCCGATTATCGGAACCGAGAAGCAAAGTGAAGAGCTGGTTCGCTATCTCATGCAGGATTTCGAAGATAACCCGCTTAAAATTTGGGAGTCAGACATTTTTGGCAGATCCTTGCATTCCATCGTCCGCGAGGGCATTCAAGGCAAGCTGGCCCAAATGCCGGATAACGCAAGATACAAGCTGCAAGAAACACTTGGCCGGATTATTAATGAAGGCTCAGGCGGCTTAATCGCCATCATTTTGTAA
- a CDS encoding 2Fe-2S iron-sulfur cluster-binding protein codes for MPDNKKIKVRPGTTLLDAGSRAKVHIRTRCGAKAACLMCKVSVPDQSGLAPMNTNERLKLGSQGDQGIRLACQAKVTGAVVVHIPEDPLKAAIRAQLARQAEDDDLF; via the coding sequence ATGCCTGATAATAAGAAAATTAAAGTTAGACCTGGCACGACCTTATTGGACGCAGGAAGTCGCGCTAAGGTTCATATCCGAACGCGCTGCGGTGCGAAAGCAGCTTGTTTAATGTGTAAAGTTAGCGTGCCGGACCAAAGCGGACTAGCACCAATGAATACGAACGAACGATTAAAGCTGGGATCGCAAGGGGATCAAGGTATAAGGCTTGCTTGCCAAGCGAAAGTAACGGGGGCTGTTGTGGTCCATATTCCAGAAGACCCTCTAAAGGCAGCTATTCGTGCGCAGCTTGCTAGGCAAGCGGAGGATGACGATTTATTTTAA
- a CDS encoding nucleotidyltransferase domain-containing protein encodes MNLLEPLIPSISIIQTRLQQAHDIPWLIGGSCGLLLQGVDIGRSPRDLDIYVDQKDVLAIHALLVPYAIDAPAYSETPIYASTLSHYKIDGHMVEVVGDFRVSALASLYQVEVSYLQETYHSLSVLDNQEIHLMPLAHEFLFNVLRNRPDRYAIILRTMLASPEKHMPVLADLMARNQWGQAFHDKLKEILDNAG; translated from the coding sequence ATGAATCTGCTGGAGCCGCTTATCCCGTCCATCTCGATTATTCAAACCCGGTTGCAGCAAGCTCACGACATTCCCTGGCTCATAGGTGGAAGCTGTGGTCTATTGCTGCAAGGAGTTGACATCGGAAGAAGTCCGAGAGATTTGGACATTTACGTGGACCAGAAAGATGTGCTCGCCATTCATGCGTTGCTGGTGCCTTATGCAATTGATGCGCCTGCGTATAGCGAGACACCGATCTATGCCTCGACGCTAAGTCATTATAAGATTGATGGTCATATGGTTGAGGTTGTGGGCGATTTCAGAGTCAGCGCGCTGGCTTCCTTATACCAGGTTGAAGTTAGTTACTTACAGGAAACCTATCATTCCCTATCTGTTCTTGATAATCAAGAGATTCATCTGATGCCGCTCGCACATGAGTTTTTGTTCAATGTCCTTCGCAATCGTCCTGATCGTTATGCAATAATTTTAAGAACGATGCTCGCTTCGCCTGAGAAGCACATGCCAGTGTTGGCGGATCTCATGGCACGTAATCAGTGGGGACAGGCTTTTCACGACAAACTGAAAGAAATACTAGACAACGCTGGCTAA